The stretch of DNA TAGGAAAAAATGTATCCGAGACGATTTCGTACAGCAAGACACAAGAAAATCACTCAACCGTGAAGTAGGAGGATGCAAGAATACACGAATATCAGCTACTGGTACTAAACTAGAAAGGGAAAGCAGCCTAATCTGTTGGGGACCTAGACTTGCAGGTTTGGGTTACAGATGGTACTCGCAGAAAATGGAGTAGCACGGGGGCTCAGAAAAAGGAAACACGGGAACGCAAACACATCATGGAAGTAGACATGGCAAAAACCTTCCAAAATGAACTAGAAATTAGGACAACGGGGTAGGAACTAGAACACTATCTCAATGGCTAATTAATACGACATTGTTGGAAATAATCACATAGTTTAAGGTGATTTTTACACAAGTTACATCGACCATGTCCTTGCGCGCGGCTCGGTTCAGTAAGCGCCACTCTGCTACCAGCGGGGAGCCAGAGACATCCTGAAACCATGAATGGCTGCAAAAGCGTCACGAATCAAAATCAGCTCAAAAGAGCAAGTCAAAGAGTTAAGGGGGTGTTCGGAGTCTCTCCGCTCCGGACTCAGCTCTGCGGAGCTGACGGAGCTGCAGACTAAATTTGTGGAGCTGGTAAGTAATTTCACAGAGCCGGTGGAGAGCCGAACAGGCCCTAAGTTCTTGCGCTGGTCCTCATACAGTTCCCATGATTTCAGCAGGTAGGTTTTGTTTTAAATTTCCTCTAAAAAAACATGTGTTAAATCCACCCAGGCACTTGTTATCTGCCATCAACCACGTTCTTCAACTAAGCTGACAGACGCAAACTCTCAATTGGAAATTATGCAAAGACATGAACTTCTATACGTCCCCAGAACGCAAACCGCATGGTTCATCAACTGTTCACTATCTAAGTTCTTTGCCTCCGAACTGCAAACAATAAATCATCAACTGATATATAACCATAGAGTACTTAATTAGTACGTACTTCTTTAGGGAAAAGGCCCCTGCCAGCCATTTGTTCATCGTAAAGACAAATTACCACAAGGGAGGCAGAATTCCCAGCAAAATAAAACGCATGCACTTCTGGGAGCTTTATGTTGTTTGTAGAGAGCAAGTTAAAACAATTCACCAGGTTTGGGATGGTGAAACCCTGATgtgctcccccccccccccccccccccccccccccccaccccccccccccccccccccccccccccccccccacccacccacccacacacacacacaccatgATGATGAACTCATGGTATTAATTGGAAGCTATTGCCAAGAGCATCTCATACTCTGAGGATATTGATGCCCTTGTTTGGCAATACAACGCCTCAGGCACTTACACCACTAGCTCTCTGTATGCTATTATTAACTACAGAGGTGTGACACCAGTTTTTATTCCTGCAGTTTGGAAGCTGGTTGTTCCCCCCAGAATTCACATTTTCCTCTGGCTAGTTTCATATAGTAAGATCATGACTAGAGATAACTTGCAGAAGAGAATGATGAACAAGCCTTTAAACTGTGTTTTCTGTTCTGAAAATGAAAGTGTTCAACACCTTCTTTTTGATTGTTTGGTGGCCAAAATGGTTTGGAAGGAAGTCAGTAGCTTCCTTGCCAAACCAGTGGGCACCAATATGGAATCTGTTTCTTCATATTGGATTGCTGGAAAAAGACTTGATGTGTTTAATACTATTGTAGCTGCTACACTCTGGGCTTTGTGGAAGCACAGGAATAGTTTGGTATTTAACGGTGTCGTCTGGCTATCTTTGAAACAGATTTGGTCGCTGATTTTAAGAACAATCAGAAGATGGCGCTTGATATTCAAGGAGCACATGCTGGAGCAGACAGATCTCTTCTGCCAACGACTTCAGACAATGGTGCAGGAACCAGAGCTACTGGAGTGGGGGTGAGGCGCGATGAACCTTTGCTCTTTCACAAGCTACATGTGCATGGCGCCCAGATGGCCGCAAGCCCAACATCTGTCCTGGACACTCTCCGATCACCGATGTTGGCGCTGCCTGGAATGGTAGCCTGATTCAAGATGGGCATGGGGGCTACCTGCAAATGGTAACCTGAATCAAGATGGAGCAGGGGTGGCGTGCACTTCTGGACTTTGCTTTTCTTAGTTTTCTGTGGATTCGAAATTGTGTTGTGTGAGTTTTGACAGCAGTGGCATCTGTAATGAACTCTGTATAACCAGTCCGTGTGTTTTTTCGGGCTACTATCAAATGGAGCCTGGGAGCCCTCCCTGTTGATCTAAAAGAATGAATAAAACGCATGCAGGGCACTTGGGCGTAAATAAATTTGAAGTATTGCTTGTGGACTAGTATCAAGCAATGACAGACATGTTTTAATACTAAGCTTGGTTGCTTGGTTATGGTTCCTTCTACTTCAAAGTCTGACCGTGTCGAGTCATGAAGTCCTTGTTCGACTCAGTGCTATTTCCTTGGAATAGGCATTGCATTTGTTATTACAGACATAGATGGTACCCTCGTTAAACTATTGTACCACATATAAAACTCCTGCTTCCATAGGTTAACACTACAGGTAAATGCAACATGACAGCCTTGTAAAGAATCATACAAGGAAGCAAACTGATGCAGAGCTAAAAacacatatttttttctaagaCAAGATATGTTCACCTCAATCATAGAGCGGAGTCCGCACAACAGACGAGTAGTAATGTGCCTCCAACTCCTTAAGGCTTGCTGCTGCTTCCTGCCCAATCCTCTCCAGCATTCTCTCTGTCTCCTCTGCCTGTTGACTGAGCACTTCAATCCTCCTATCAACATTCTCACTCAAAGAAGAAAGCCCAGAAAAGATAGCTGTCCTCTTAAGTTCCGATACTAGTTTCAACAGAGAGTCTGCTGAATGCACCTGGAAAACATAAAACAGCATTTGACAACCAAAG from Triticum urartu cultivar G1812 chromosome 3, Tu2.1, whole genome shotgun sequence encodes:
- the LOC125542407 gene encoding mediator of RNA polymerase II transcription subunit 22a-like is translated as MSKPGGSAGGATAGPTAAAAAAAAQKQRALLQKADADVSSLVDNFSALINIARVNDPPVRNSQEAFQMDMRASRMVHSADSLLKLVSELKRTAIFSGLSSLSENVDRRIEVLSQQAEETERMLERIGQEAAASLKELEAHYYSSVVRTPLYD